The following coding sequences are from one Rhodobiaceae bacterium window:
- the speG gene encoding spermidine N(1)-acetyltransferase: MLAKLRRDTEVQHSLMGYPSEHVSDTDVQHWLDRRSSDPSGRFLIIADQKDDCVGFVQLVGIHQKGRFAWLGIAIDPAHQGSGFGKGALNTLFQFSSTELGLKKLLLEVLEKNQRAITLYRSLGFRQVGILSDHYRGREHPQSVAIMERELMHPNIDSDNI; encoded by the coding sequence ATGCTGGCCAAGTTGCGGCGCGATACAGAAGTCCAACACTCTCTGATGGGGTACCCCTCCGAGCATGTAAGCGACACCGATGTTCAGCATTGGCTGGACCGACGATCGTCAGACCCCTCGGGTCGATTTCTGATTATCGCAGATCAGAAAGACGATTGTGTTGGGTTTGTTCAGCTTGTGGGCATCCACCAGAAGGGCCGCTTTGCATGGCTAGGTATCGCTATAGATCCTGCACACCAAGGAAGCGGCTTTGGCAAGGGAGCCCTAAATACTCTCTTCCAATTTTCTTCAACCGAACTCGGCTTGAAAAAACTACTCTTGGAAGTACTTGAAAAGAACCAACGGGCGATCACTCTCTATCGCAGCCTTGGCTTTCGCCAAGTCGGTATCTTGTCTGACCACTACCGTGGACGCGAGCATCCACAGAGCGTTGCCATCATGGAAAGAGAGCTCATGCACCCAAACATCGATAGTGATAACATCTAG
- a CDS encoding phytanoyl-CoA dioxygenase (PhyH) — protein MTVKSEDNTLGASSSTEFFKENGYLIISDFYDVEAEIRPIQEKIQEIVEIVSAKYGLPAMFRDPAEAMSEGMRRLVAKNRASAGEVYDAVKQLPAFMRLLASKKNEQAYQALRQNSTVGIASGGAGIRIDHPNEEKFRAPWHQEFPAQLRSVDGIVFWSPLVEMEHQLGPVELAVGSHAEGIIPVLRDTSTGQSGAYSLRLDREQERLASYSKVSPLSKPGDLILIDFLTLHRSGENCSDRARWSMQFRYFNFADPTGQKIAWAGSFASGTSFETVLPELLAEKK, from the coding sequence ATGACCGTGAAGTCCGAAGACAATACGCTTGGGGCGTCTAGCTCAACTGAGTTCTTCAAAGAGAACGGCTATCTGATAATTTCCGACTTCTATGATGTTGAGGCGGAAATTCGACCAATCCAAGAGAAAATTCAGGAGATTGTGGAAATTGTCTCTGCAAAATATGGACTCCCCGCAATGTTCAGAGATCCCGCTGAGGCAATGTCAGAGGGGATGCGGCGTTTGGTCGCCAAAAACCGAGCGAGTGCAGGGGAAGTGTATGACGCAGTCAAACAGCTTCCGGCGTTCATGAGGCTGCTCGCGAGCAAGAAGAATGAGCAAGCGTACCAGGCGTTGAGGCAGAACTCTACGGTTGGGATCGCGAGTGGAGGTGCGGGTATTCGTATTGACCACCCGAATGAAGAAAAGTTTCGTGCACCTTGGCATCAAGAGTTTCCTGCGCAGCTGAGGAGCGTTGATGGAATAGTATTTTGGTCACCTTTGGTCGAGATGGAGCATCAGTTGGGGCCAGTAGAGTTGGCAGTAGGGTCTCACGCAGAGGGGATCATTCCGGTGTTGCGCGACACATCAACGGGACAAAGTGGAGCATACAGTTTGCGGTTGGACCGTGAGCAGGAACGGCTCGCGTCCTATTCAAAGGTTTCACCGCTTAGCAAACCGGGGGATCTGATATTGATCGATTTTCTGACACTTCACCGCTCCGGCGAAAATTGTTCAGACCGTGCGCGTTGGAGCATGCAGTTTCGGTACTTCAATTTCGCTGATCCAACCGGACAAAAAATCGCGTGGGCTGGATCTTTCGCATCTGGAACTAGCTTCGAGACCGTCCTTCCTGAATTGCTCGCGGAGAAAAAGTGA
- a CDS encoding hypothetical protein (C-methyltransferase C-terminal domain): protein MKCRHCDNSLSNLFLDLGSSPHSNAYLSADALSAPELWFPLRVLQCDSCWLVQTEDFSAPDQLFSEDYAYFSSTSKSWLRHAEQYTLDMIQRFQISSSSMVSEVAANDGYLLQFFKHRGVPSYGIEPTASTAKAARDVHGLEIVEDFFGTRLAKVLAAEGRTVDLVAANNVLAHVPDINDFVKGFSILLKPSGVATFEFPSLKTLVDKVQFDTVYHEHFSYLSLTSVSSIFAANGLQIFDVSTLPTHGGSLRVFAQRADTPHRSINSSVQNMLAEEHRLGMNTNAFYQGFQSRVGRLKNDLVSFLIEAQKEGKTVVGYGAAAKGNTILNYAGVRNDLISYIVDNAEAKQGKFMPGSRIPILSPKEIERTQPDYILILPWNLREEISSQMESARLWGARFVVASPSLEVF from the coding sequence ATGAAGTGTCGACATTGCGACAACAGCCTGTCCAATCTGTTTTTGGATTTAGGCTCTTCACCACATTCGAATGCGTACCTGAGCGCTGACGCATTGTCTGCGCCTGAACTCTGGTTTCCCCTTCGGGTACTGCAGTGTGATTCCTGCTGGCTGGTACAAACGGAAGACTTTTCAGCACCAGATCAGCTCTTCAGTGAAGATTATGCCTATTTCAGTAGTACATCGAAAAGCTGGCTTCGGCATGCTGAACAATACACCCTTGATATGATTCAGAGATTTCAAATCTCGTCATCATCAATGGTATCTGAAGTGGCAGCGAATGATGGATACCTGCTCCAGTTTTTCAAGCATCGCGGAGTGCCTAGTTACGGAATCGAACCAACAGCTAGCACAGCAAAAGCTGCTCGCGATGTCCACGGTCTCGAAATCGTCGAGGACTTTTTTGGAACACGTTTGGCGAAAGTGCTGGCAGCAGAAGGGAGAACCGTCGACCTAGTCGCGGCAAACAACGTCTTAGCGCATGTTCCAGATATCAACGACTTTGTTAAAGGCTTTTCCATTCTACTAAAACCTAGTGGCGTAGCTACCTTTGAGTTTCCCTCGCTAAAAACCCTGGTGGATAAGGTTCAATTTGATACCGTTTACCACGAACATTTTTCGTACCTGTCACTCACCAGCGTAAGCAGTATTTTCGCTGCAAACGGGTTGCAGATATTCGATGTCTCCACACTACCAACTCATGGTGGAAGTCTTCGTGTGTTTGCCCAACGGGCGGATACCCCCCACCGAAGCATCAACTCTTCGGTACAAAATATGCTTGCCGAAGAACACAGACTGGGAATGAATACCAACGCTTTCTACCAGGGTTTCCAATCACGCGTCGGGCGCCTAAAAAATGATCTGGTCTCATTTCTGATTGAAGCACAAAAAGAGGGTAAAACTGTTGTTGGTTATGGCGCGGCAGCCAAAGGCAACACAATCCTCAACTATGCTGGCGTCCGAAACGATCTCATCTCCTACATCGTTGACAATGCTGAGGCGAAACAAGGAAAGTTTATGCCCGGCAGCCGGATTCCTATCCTATCTCCAAAGGAAATCGAGCGGACTCAGCCCGACTACATACTCATCCTACCTTGGAATTTGAGAGAAGAGATATCATCGCAGATGGAATCTGCTCGACTTTGGGGCGCTCGTTTTGTCGTGGCAAGCCCATCTCTGGAAGTTTTCTGA
- the per gene encoding GDP-perosamine synthase, whose product MSEKPKPRIPYTKPSITKHELAYVADAAANGWGEACYDYIHRFEGAFREHLGTEFSIATSSCTGSLHMGMAALGIGPGDEVILADTNWIASVAPIVHLSATPVFVDILPDTWCIDPALVEAAITPKTKAILAVHLYGNLCEMDALRAIAKSHDVHLIEDAAEAIGSEYKGEPAGSMGVFGAFSFHGTKTMTTGEGGMFVTNDGDLYEKVLTLSNHGRSRSQVKQFWPEAIGFKYKISNVQAAIGLAQTERIEELIQRKRQILDLYQERFAHLEGVTLNAAPPSCKLGAWMPTIVFDEQLGIRKEALLTAFANANIDARVFFPPLSSLPPLIREGENVGRPIAWSIPERAVNLPSFHDMDDHDIDRVEQVIMKVYGER is encoded by the coding sequence ATGTCTGAAAAACCCAAACCGCGCATCCCTTACACCAAGCCGTCAATCACCAAGCATGAACTGGCGTATGTCGCCGACGCGGCAGCCAACGGCTGGGGTGAGGCTTGTTACGATTACATACACAGGTTTGAAGGGGCTTTTCGCGAACATCTCGGCACCGAATTTTCGATCGCGACCTCAAGCTGTACTGGTAGTCTGCATATGGGGATGGCGGCCCTTGGGATTGGTCCTGGGGACGAGGTCATTCTGGCCGATACAAATTGGATCGCCTCTGTTGCACCAATTGTTCATCTGTCAGCAACGCCAGTCTTTGTGGATATTCTCCCTGATACCTGGTGTATCGACCCGGCACTTGTCGAAGCAGCAATCACACCAAAGACGAAAGCAATTCTGGCTGTTCATCTGTACGGAAACTTATGCGAGATGGACGCGCTCAGAGCGATTGCAAAGAGTCACGACGTCCACCTGATAGAAGATGCCGCTGAAGCCATTGGGTCTGAATATAAGGGCGAACCGGCAGGCAGCATGGGCGTATTTGGTGCCTTCTCCTTTCATGGAACAAAAACTATGACCACTGGCGAGGGTGGTATGTTTGTTACCAATGACGGAGACTTGTATGAAAAGGTCCTAACCCTTTCAAACCACGGACGCTCACGGTCGCAGGTGAAGCAGTTCTGGCCCGAAGCCATAGGATTCAAATACAAGATATCAAATGTACAAGCAGCAATAGGCCTTGCACAGACCGAACGAATTGAAGAGCTAATTCAAAGAAAAAGACAAATACTGGATCTGTATCAGGAACGTTTCGCACATCTGGAGGGGGTGACACTCAATGCCGCACCCCCGTCATGTAAATTGGGAGCATGGATGCCGACAATCGTCTTTGATGAACAGCTGGGAATTAGAAAAGAAGCACTTTTGACCGCTTTTGCCAATGCCAACATTGACGCTCGCGTGTTCTTTCCCCCCTTGAGCAGCCTTCCCCCACTGATCAGAGAGGGAGAAAATGTAGGACGTCCCATCGCGTGGTCCATACCGGAGCGAGCTGTTAATCTACCAAGTTTCCACGATATGGATGACCATGACATCGACCGTGTCGAACAAGTAATTATGAAAGTCTACGGAGAGAGATGA
- the strE gene encoding dTDP-glucose 4,6-dehydratase: MGEKEEMKKTKALVTGSEGNIGKPLIQYLLQNGYEVLATDIRPAWRENYIMADIRNIGDLVPAFDWGPDVVFHLGAMVSRVTCEQASSLAIDTNMGGVQNVLDMTKRCGARLVYFSTSEVYGPSIDIMSEEVTPKPNNRYGLSKLLSESLVEYEVEQYGLKAVTLRPFMMYDEDEDLGDHRSAMIRFATNLALGEPIEVHKGSARGWFHVTDAVRSVEAAARVDDYSVINIGSPDIRPIEELAMMICDEYGADKNLVNIVDLPNRMTLAKRPTLDRQENILGVTPKVDLEEGVKRVCERVKTRLRHAGRL; encoded by the coding sequence ATGGGTGAGAAAGAAGAAATGAAAAAAACAAAAGCATTGGTTACAGGCTCGGAAGGCAACATCGGCAAACCGCTCATCCAGTATTTGCTGCAGAACGGATATGAAGTTCTTGCAACTGATATCCGCCCAGCTTGGCGTGAAAACTATATCATGGCGGATATCCGCAACATCGGAGATCTGGTCCCAGCATTTGATTGGGGCCCCGATGTTGTATTCCACCTCGGCGCTATGGTTAGTCGTGTAACCTGCGAACAAGCGTCCTCACTGGCCATTGATACCAATATGGGCGGTGTTCAGAATGTTTTGGACATGACGAAAAGGTGTGGGGCTCGGCTGGTCTATTTCTCTACGTCGGAGGTTTATGGTCCGAGCATCGACATTATGTCTGAGGAGGTAACGCCAAAACCAAACAATCGGTATGGCCTTTCTAAACTCCTGAGCGAGTCTTTAGTGGAGTACGAAGTCGAGCAGTATGGCTTGAAGGCCGTAACACTTAGACCGTTTATGATGTATGACGAGGATGAAGATCTGGGAGACCATCGCTCTGCGATGATCCGTTTTGCCACCAATTTGGCGTTAGGTGAACCGATCGAAGTACACAAAGGATCAGCGCGCGGGTGGTTCCACGTTACAGACGCAGTGCGATCTGTTGAGGCTGCTGCGAGAGTGGACGACTATTCGGTTATCAATATTGGCAGTCCCGACATCCGCCCCATCGAAGAACTTGCGATGATGATCTGCGACGAGTATGGCGCAGACAAAAACCTCGTGAACATTGTGGATCTGCCAAATCGTATGACGCTTGCAAAACGTCCAACTCTTGATCGACAGGAAAATATCTTGGGCGTGACACCCAAAGTGGACCTGGAAGAAGGTGTTAAGCGGGTTTGTGAGCGCGTTAAAACGCGATTACGTCACGCAGGTCGCCTGTAG
- a CDS encoding glycosyltransferase domain protein (glyco_TIGR04440), with the protein MGENLTIVLPTRNRPGLLRRSLDFYARHGFSYKIAVADSSDSAFHDEMDGLAREFPELSLEIKRFPAEFNSWLKIIEVMEEQDTDYIGLSGDDDILLNAGVAEGIDFLDANPSVSVVDGREFRVALSSPLLLTYWGFSVIGHQQNSAVSVDPMNRLVEYFQSYWPTFYGIHRRASVIEAFRTAYEMNTENLASELMQGAVTVLNGGYHCIDAPYIIRQVYHNQSTAFSSWSEIVESTEFQQQVEYFRKKIQEKFPSDERVPGACDLAFDRFLKSMLPEYEFLSSKVAVDNGNAAADLQVKLMLDDDMSKEAAQILTPEDVRRLAAENDLPILLEAVHLMTKCPDGIAQEVTGAALQERMITSLSDDQKELISWLCFDGFSDVILDLFNYVSKNQRLVTYQTIDLLFDKNHYTLPSISACVFVANMALLRDNADACIEQIRVMDNPRANIIDLVRPHNDKVNQGDKLDEVCRLFLHHGSGQSQDLAAVLMQGLNDEEEDASLNAVLLVVFSTVAAVTDQVGEVGDLFAEIVPDLELPICQQVPLLAEFARISFSELQTSFLIETDWRNLLEASVLATPEGIFWASKYAAALYAAGEKKAALEVKDLLEAVLVDFEGLSNSEGSAAITRSEGHWLPHKEWIEKSEKSWW; encoded by the coding sequence ATGGGTGAGAATTTGACGATAGTGTTGCCCACTCGAAATCGACCGGGCTTGCTCCGCCGATCATTGGATTTCTACGCGCGCCATGGGTTTTCCTACAAAATCGCCGTAGCAGATAGTAGTGACAGTGCTTTCCATGATGAAATGGACGGTCTTGCGCGTGAGTTTCCTGAGTTGTCGCTGGAAATCAAACGGTTCCCAGCGGAATTCAACTCCTGGCTCAAAATCATTGAAGTGATGGAAGAACAAGATACGGATTATATCGGCTTGTCCGGCGATGATGATATTTTGCTTAATGCGGGCGTCGCTGAAGGCATCGACTTCCTTGACGCTAACCCATCTGTTTCAGTAGTTGATGGGCGCGAATTTAGGGTCGCGTTGTCAAGTCCGCTGCTTTTAACTTACTGGGGTTTCTCGGTAATTGGACATCAGCAGAATTCAGCAGTTTCAGTAGATCCGATGAATCGTTTGGTCGAGTATTTTCAATCATATTGGCCGACCTTTTATGGAATTCACCGTAGGGCAAGTGTGATAGAGGCGTTCCGTACAGCATATGAGATGAATACTGAAAATCTCGCCTCAGAACTGATGCAGGGCGCTGTTACTGTTCTGAACGGCGGTTACCATTGCATCGACGCACCCTACATTATACGGCAGGTGTATCACAACCAATCCACTGCTTTTAGTAGTTGGAGCGAGATTGTCGAAAGTACTGAGTTCCAACAGCAAGTTGAGTACTTTCGCAAAAAGATTCAGGAAAAGTTTCCAAGTGATGAGCGTGTTCCGGGTGCTTGCGACCTTGCATTTGACCGATTTCTCAAATCAATGCTGCCAGAGTACGAATTCCTATCTTCAAAGGTCGCGGTAGACAATGGAAATGCCGCTGCAGACCTGCAGGTCAAGCTCATGCTTGATGATGACATGAGTAAAGAAGCGGCGCAGATATTAACGCCCGAAGATGTACGTCGCTTGGCGGCAGAGAACGATTTGCCGATCCTTTTGGAGGCGGTTCATCTCATGACAAAATGTCCCGATGGCATTGCGCAAGAAGTTACTGGCGCGGCATTGCAAGAGAGGATGATTACCAGTCTTTCAGATGATCAGAAGGAACTGATCAGTTGGCTTTGCTTTGATGGTTTTTCGGATGTGATTCTAGATTTGTTTAACTATGTATCGAAAAACCAACGACTTGTGACCTACCAAACCATCGACTTGTTGTTCGACAAAAATCACTACACATTGCCAAGCATTAGCGCATGTGTCTTTGTCGCGAACATGGCGTTGCTGCGAGATAATGCTGACGCATGCATTGAGCAAATCAGGGTGATGGATAATCCCAGAGCTAACATCATAGATTTGGTTCGGCCTCACAATGACAAGGTCAACCAAGGTGACAAACTAGACGAAGTTTGCCGACTGTTTCTGCACCACGGGTCTGGTCAGAGTCAGGATCTTGCCGCGGTGTTGATGCAGGGTCTGAATGATGAAGAGGAAGATGCATCGCTTAATGCAGTGTTGCTAGTGGTGTTTTCGACCGTCGCTGCAGTAACTGATCAGGTCGGTGAAGTTGGCGACCTTTTTGCAGAGATAGTTCCTGATTTAGAGCTGCCAATTTGCCAACAGGTACCTCTTCTCGCTGAGTTTGCGCGCATTTCATTCAGCGAGCTACAAACTTCATTTTTGATTGAGACGGATTGGAGAAATCTACTTGAGGCAAGTGTTTTGGCGACTCCGGAAGGTATCTTTTGGGCCTCAAAATATGCTGCAGCTCTCTACGCAGCAGGAGAGAAAAAGGCAGCATTAGAAGTAAAGGACCTTTTAGAGGCGGTATTGGTTGATTTCGAAGGTCTGTCCAATTCGGAAGGAAGTGCTGCGATTACCCGCAGTGAAGGCCATTGGCTACCACATAAGGAATGGATTGAAAAAAGCGAGAAGTCCTGGTGGTGA
- the strM gene encoding dTDP-4-dehydrorhamnose 3,5-epimerase gives MARFCTTDTGFDRLIQVSHPALSDRRGSLTRLFCKEELRELGFDSDIAQINLTHTAKAGTFRGFHYQVPPHSEIKMITCIRGEVQDIVIDLRAGSATYLKHFSTVLSAENERSLIVPKGFAHGFQSLCDDCEMLYFHSAMHEPSSEAGVNYKDPRLSIQLPLEISCVSERDLSFALIDSNFRGISL, from the coding sequence ATGGCACGCTTTTGTACAACGGACACCGGGTTCGACCGCTTAATCCAAGTCAGTCACCCTGCCTTATCAGACCGCCGCGGTTCTCTCACGCGCCTCTTTTGTAAAGAGGAGCTTCGCGAGTTGGGATTTGATAGTGACATTGCGCAAATAAACCTGACGCACACCGCGAAGGCCGGTACTTTTCGTGGTTTCCACTATCAGGTTCCACCACATTCGGAAATCAAGATGATCACCTGTATCCGCGGCGAGGTGCAGGACATCGTTATTGATTTACGTGCTGGATCCGCGACTTACCTGAAACACTTTTCAACCGTCCTCTCAGCTGAGAATGAACGAAGCCTCATTGTTCCGAAAGGTTTCGCTCATGGTTTCCAGAGCCTCTGCGACGATTGTGAAATGCTCTACTTTCATTCAGCGATGCATGAGCCTTCTTCTGAAGCTGGCGTTAACTACAAAGACCCTCGCCTCTCCATCCAGCTCCCGTTGGAGATTTCCTGTGTTTCCGAACGCGATCTGTCTTTCGCCTTGATTGACAGTAACTTTAGAGGCATTTCCCTATGA
- a CDS encoding WbqC-like protein family protein translates to MTKRIVAISQPMYFPWPGFMEMMALADTFIWLDDAQFSKGSFTNRIQVCSDVGTNWMTIPLENKGRFTPIRDLKASGADWAASHRSLLANSLRGYKHSSAALDIFDKTCNTNESLCHLLIASSEELAKYIGVAPKHTVRSSELAVEGASWRRVLDLVKAVGGDTYVSGAGGASYLDHDAFNVEGVSVEYMSYSLNTWDQGRAEPTPFVSSLDLIAAEGTRASEFLYPKSVGWREFLAQRSEADE, encoded by the coding sequence ATGACTAAGCGTATCGTGGCGATTTCTCAGCCGATGTACTTTCCCTGGCCCGGATTCATGGAAATGATGGCACTCGCAGACACATTTATCTGGCTGGATGATGCTCAGTTCTCAAAAGGGTCGTTTACCAACCGGATTCAAGTATGTTCCGACGTTGGGACGAATTGGATGACCATCCCTTTGGAAAACAAGGGGAGGTTCACGCCGATTCGAGATCTGAAGGCAAGCGGCGCCGATTGGGCAGCATCGCACCGATCTTTGTTGGCAAACAGCCTGCGCGGCTACAAACACAGCTCTGCAGCCCTCGATATTTTCGACAAAACATGCAATACCAATGAAAGTCTCTGCCACCTACTGATTGCCTCAAGTGAGGAGCTGGCGAAGTACATTGGTGTGGCACCCAAACACACAGTCCGGTCCAGTGAACTAGCTGTCGAGGGGGCGTCTTGGCGGCGGGTGCTGGATCTCGTAAAAGCAGTGGGCGGGGATACATATGTCAGCGGCGCAGGGGGGGCGTCATACTTGGATCACGACGCATTCAACGTTGAGGGAGTTTCCGTGGAATACATGTCTTACTCCCTGAACACATGGGATCAGGGGCGTGCTGAACCTACGCCCTTCGTAAGCAGTCTTGACCTCATTGCAGCTGAAGGAACTCGTGCATCGGAGTTCCTGTATCCCAAATCGGTCGGCTGGCGGGAGTTCTTGGCTCAGCGTAGCGAGGCGGATGAATGA
- a CDS encoding rhamnosyl O-methyltransferase, whose protein sequence is MANDDRKEFAETTTAQAIALGGDRSVFDQSTDLITQLDRYDYSYLWTWMGVPIIQMPADIMATQEVIWKTQPDIIIEVGVARGGSVLMMASMLKLIGKGRVIGVDIDIRPHNRDSIESNPVSDRITLIEGGSVDPEILDRVKAEIPDGASVMVVLDSDHSYDHVLKECRAYGPLVTMGQYLIVADTLLGFLSEDQTPKKRSHTWLKGNEPLAAAQQYLSESERFEVDEALNGKLVLSSSPQGYCKCVKP, encoded by the coding sequence ATGGCCAATGATGACCGTAAAGAGTTCGCAGAAACAACGACCGCTCAGGCGATCGCATTAGGCGGCGACCGCTCCGTCTTCGACCAGTCAACTGACTTGATCACACAACTTGATCGCTACGACTACTCCTACCTGTGGACGTGGATGGGTGTTCCTATCATCCAGATGCCGGCGGATATCATGGCCACGCAAGAAGTAATTTGGAAAACACAGCCTGACATCATTATTGAAGTCGGAGTTGCGCGGGGTGGTTCTGTTCTCATGATGGCATCGATGCTGAAATTGATTGGCAAAGGACGCGTCATTGGAGTTGATATTGACATCAGACCACACAATCGCGACAGCATTGAAAGCAATCCGGTTTCAGATCGGATTACACTTATTGAAGGTGGATCTGTTGATCCGGAGATCCTCGACCGTGTAAAAGCGGAGATACCAGATGGTGCGAGTGTAATGGTCGTCTTGGACAGTGACCATTCATATGATCACGTTCTTAAAGAATGCAGAGCCTATGGTCCGCTAGTCACCATGGGGCAATATCTGATTGTCGCAGACACTCTGCTAGGTTTCCTTTCAGAAGATCAAACACCGAAGAAGAGATCACACACCTGGCTTAAGGGGAATGAGCCTTTGGCGGCAGCGCAGCAATATCTCTCGGAGAGCGAACGTTTTGAGGTTGACGAAGCCCTGAATGGCAAGCTGGTTCTATCATCGTCTCCTCAAGGCTACTGTAAGTGTGTGAAACCGTGA
- the rfbG gene encoding CDP-glucose 4,6-dehydratase, whose product MENMDVNPSHFWPSAFWHQRNVFVTGHTGFKGGWLTHWLHALQAKVHGFALAPTGDVNLFDVSDVSSSLTSHKIGDIRQLDALRTRMMEVEPEIVFHLAAQSLVRESYQNPVDTYATNVMGTVNLLEAVRHVPSVKAVVIVTSDKCYENRETEWSYSEDEPMGGHDPYSNSKGCAELVVSAYRRSFFSEGKTSIASARAGNVIGGGDWAADRLLPDILNARDNGSHLEIRSPAAVRPWQHVMEPLAGYLTLAERLFSDGSGFSGGWNFGPNKEDATSVEWITNWIAQHYGPLAWSIGKTPQPHEAIYLDLSSTKSNQRLSWHSRWSLSDALTATIQWRDAFNKGAPMGAYTLDQIRRYCGLPAEGD is encoded by the coding sequence GTGGAAAACATGGACGTAAACCCCTCCCACTTCTGGCCCAGTGCTTTTTGGCATCAACGAAACGTCTTCGTTACTGGCCACACAGGCTTCAAAGGTGGCTGGCTCACTCATTGGCTGCACGCTTTGCAGGCCAAGGTCCACGGGTTTGCGCTGGCTCCTACAGGTGATGTCAATCTCTTCGATGTCTCCGATGTATCTTCATCCCTGACCTCGCACAAAATTGGAGATATTCGCCAACTGGACGCATTGCGCACTCGGATGATGGAAGTTGAGCCTGAGATAGTCTTTCATCTTGCAGCACAATCGCTGGTTCGTGAATCTTACCAAAACCCTGTTGACACCTATGCAACCAACGTCATGGGCACAGTTAATCTTTTGGAAGCCGTCCGCCACGTCCCTTCTGTCAAGGCGGTTGTGATTGTTACCAGTGACAAATGCTATGAAAATCGCGAAACCGAGTGGAGTTATAGTGAAGATGAACCTATGGGAGGGCATGACCCATATTCAAACTCTAAAGGTTGCGCTGAGTTAGTGGTCTCTGCTTACCGCCGATCTTTTTTTTCAGAAGGAAAAACCTCGATCGCCTCTGCGAGAGCCGGAAACGTAATAGGTGGTGGCGATTGGGCGGCGGACCGACTGCTTCCTGACATCCTCAATGCACGCGACAATGGTTCACACTTGGAAATTCGGTCACCCGCGGCTGTGCGGCCCTGGCAACATGTTATGGAACCGTTGGCTGGATACCTCACCCTGGCTGAACGTTTGTTCTCAGATGGCAGCGGTTTTTCTGGGGGCTGGAACTTTGGCCCAAACAAGGAAGATGCCACTTCTGTGGAGTGGATAACAAACTGGATTGCACAACATTATGGCCCCCTGGCCTGGTCCATTGGGAAAACGCCGCAGCCCCATGAAGCAATCTATCTCGACCTGTCTAGTACGAAATCGAACCAACGCTTAAGTTGGCATTCCAGATGGTCGTTATCAGATGCCTTAACGGCAACCATCCAATGGCGGGATGCATTTAATAAGGGTGCGCCCATGGGGGCCTATACCTTAGATCAAATCAGACGATATTGCGGCCTGCCGGCAGAGGGCGACTAG
- the rfbF gene encoding glucose-1-phosphate cytidylyltransferase encodes MKAVILAGGRGTRLSEETISRPKPMVEIGGRPILWHIMKIYSDHGVNDFIICCGYMGNLIKEYFQSYASVMSDVTVDLRNNTTTIHKKHAEPWNVTLVDTGDDSMTGGRLKRVSEFLKDEELFCFTYGDGVGDVDISKQISEHRDAGKMATITAVQPPGRYGALELDGNNVKGFIEKPKGDAGWINGGFFVLSPAVLNLISDDTTTWEAEPLSRLAEENQLNAYFHEGFWQPMDTLRDKNHLESLWNTGSAPWKTWT; translated from the coding sequence TTGAAAGCTGTCATCCTCGCCGGGGGCCGCGGAACGCGGCTGAGCGAAGAAACAATTTCTCGTCCAAAACCCATGGTCGAGATCGGGGGGCGCCCAATACTCTGGCATATAATGAAGATCTACTCAGACCATGGGGTCAACGACTTCATTATCTGCTGCGGGTACATGGGAAATCTCATTAAAGAATATTTCCAGAGCTATGCCAGCGTAATGTCAGATGTCACGGTAGATCTCCGGAACAATACAACCACTATCCACAAAAAACACGCCGAACCGTGGAACGTCACCTTGGTGGATACTGGCGATGATTCAATGACGGGCGGTCGCTTGAAACGAGTTTCTGAATTCTTGAAGGATGAAGAATTATTCTGTTTTACATACGGTGACGGCGTGGGTGATGTCGACATCTCTAAACAAATATCAGAGCATCGCGACGCTGGTAAGATGGCGACGATTACCGCAGTTCAACCTCCAGGACGCTACGGCGCTCTGGAGCTTGATGGAAACAATGTCAAAGGCTTCATTGAGAAGCCAAAAGGCGACGCTGGATGGATCAACGGTGGGTTTTTTGTACTTTCGCCTGCTGTGTTGAACCTGATTTCTGATGATACAACCACCTGGGAAGCGGAACCACTAAGTAGATTGGCCGAAGAGAACCAACTCAACGCCTATTTCCATGAAGGTTTCTGGCAACCGATGGACACCCTTCGCGACAAGAACCATCTAGAAAGCCTTTGGAATACCGGGAGCGCTCCGTGGAAAACATGGACGTAA